In Paractinoplanes brasiliensis, the following proteins share a genomic window:
- a CDS encoding ABC transporter permease: MRTVRQGPAPVERASPPPGPGSLTPAQRRLGRDWRLSTLFLAPTAVLVGVLVLVPIGRSIITSTTERHGSESVFVGLDNYLSLIGDDQFRTGVINSFVFTAYAEIFKVVLGLAAALLLHNQRRGRAVLTGLLLVPWVVPTVVTAFSWRSLLDPIFGSVNMLLDASGIGPLLASAHLIDAWPAGWLSDPSLAMPSVILVNVWKGVPFFTVCFLAGLKAIPSDQYEAATIDGASTWQRFLHVTLPGLRHVITVTVTLSSIWTFNNFDLIWLLTQGGPGDVTAPYVLVAYSKAILQLQFGAGAAVTLVMLPVIGGLVFYLVRLLRPDLVNRPYRPPGPLRRAVPWLITAAVTIALAWASPQIFWKAAVLLGVFLLIAAAVGRVVSGFQARGGRRTSSAVSSVGRSVATFGLLAFVLGPLYWIAVTAFKTEGQVVSRVNDLWPTPWSLEQFTALFTNQPFGRWYINTILVSAASTVVALICAVLAGYALARLRFRGAQGFTVTVLLTYVMPGALLFIPLYQLLIGVRLTDSLWSLVVTYPTFTIPFATWLLAGYFSSIPAELEEAALVDGCSRVQAFGRVVLPLAKPGLLAVALFTLTNAWNEFLFAFVFITKDEYKTLPVGMQSMIAGDVVPQGQLAAASLLVSIPVVIMYAFGQRFLTEGLTAGAVKG; the protein is encoded by the coding sequence GTGAGGACGGTTCGCCAAGGCCCGGCCCCGGTGGAGCGGGCATCCCCGCCGCCGGGGCCGGGCTCCCTCACACCGGCCCAGCGCAGGCTGGGCCGGGACTGGCGGCTGTCGACGCTCTTCCTGGCGCCGACGGCCGTGCTGGTCGGTGTGCTGGTGCTGGTGCCGATCGGCCGGTCGATCATCACCAGCACCACCGAACGGCACGGCTCCGAGAGCGTGTTCGTCGGCCTGGACAACTACCTCTCGCTGATCGGCGACGACCAGTTCCGCACTGGTGTCATCAACTCGTTCGTCTTCACCGCGTACGCGGAGATCTTCAAGGTCGTGCTGGGCCTCGCGGCCGCCCTGCTGCTGCACAACCAGCGCCGGGGCCGGGCCGTGCTGACCGGGCTGCTGCTCGTGCCGTGGGTGGTGCCCACGGTCGTGACGGCGTTCAGCTGGCGCTCGCTGCTCGACCCGATCTTCGGCAGCGTCAACATGCTGCTCGACGCCTCGGGCATCGGCCCGCTGCTGGCGTCCGCGCACCTGATCGACGCCTGGCCCGCCGGCTGGCTGTCCGACCCGTCGCTGGCGATGCCGTCGGTGATCCTGGTCAACGTCTGGAAAGGCGTGCCGTTCTTCACCGTCTGCTTCCTCGCCGGGCTGAAAGCCATCCCGAGCGACCAGTACGAGGCGGCGACCATCGACGGCGCCTCCACCTGGCAGCGGTTCCTGCACGTGACCCTGCCCGGGCTGCGGCACGTCATCACGGTGACGGTGACCCTGTCGTCGATCTGGACGTTCAACAACTTCGACCTCATCTGGCTGCTGACCCAGGGCGGACCGGGCGACGTCACCGCGCCGTACGTGCTCGTCGCCTACTCCAAGGCGATCCTGCAACTGCAGTTCGGCGCCGGCGCCGCGGTCACGCTGGTCATGCTGCCGGTCATCGGCGGACTGGTGTTCTATCTGGTCCGCCTGCTCAGACCCGACCTGGTCAACCGCCCCTACCGGCCACCCGGCCCGCTGCGCAGGGCCGTGCCGTGGCTCATCACGGCGGCGGTCACCATCGCGCTGGCGTGGGCGTCGCCGCAGATCTTCTGGAAAGCGGCAGTGCTGCTGGGCGTGTTCCTGCTCATCGCGGCGGCGGTCGGTCGCGTGGTCTCCGGCTTCCAGGCCAGAGGCGGACGCCGTACGTCGTCAGCGGTGTCCAGTGTGGGCAGAAGCGTCGCGACGTTCGGGTTGCTGGCGTTCGTGCTGGGGCCGCTCTATTGGATCGCGGTCACCGCGTTCAAGACCGAGGGGCAGGTCGTCAGCCGGGTCAACGACCTGTGGCCCACCCCGTGGAGCCTGGAACAGTTCACCGCCCTGTTCACCAACCAGCCCTTCGGGCGCTGGTACATCAACACCATCCTGGTGTCGGCGGCGTCCACTGTGGTCGCCCTGATCTGCGCCGTGCTGGCCGGATACGCGCTGGCCCGGCTGCGTTTCCGCGGGGCGCAGGGCTTCACCGTCACGGTGCTGCTCACGTACGTGATGCCGGGCGCGCTGCTGTTCATCCCGCTCTACCAGCTGCTCATCGGGGTGCGGCTGACCGACTCGCTGTGGTCGCTGGTGGTGACGTACCCGACCTTCACCATCCCGTTCGCCACGTGGCTGCTGGCCGGCTACTTCTCGTCGATCCCGGCCGAACTGGAAGAAGCAGCCCTGGTCGACGGCTGCTCCCGGGTGCAGGCGTTCGGGCGGGTCGTGCTGCCGCTGGCCAAGCCGGGACTGCTGGCGGTCGCACTGTTCACGCTGACCAACGCGTGGAACGAGTTCCTGTTCGCGTTCGTGTTCATCACCAAGGATGAGTACAAGACGCTGCCCGTCGGCATGCAGTCCATGATCGCCGGCGACGTCGTCCCCCAGGGCCAGCTGGCGGCGGCGTCCCTGCTCGTCAGCATCCCCGTCGTCATCATGTACGCCTTCGGCCAGCGGTTCCTGACCGAGGGCCTCACCGCCGGCGCGGTCAAGGGCTGA
- a CDS encoding extracellular solute-binding protein, which translates to MGDKSLRSRREFLGLGVGVLGAAGLAACGGTSTSSTSVAAEVPKELIDAAGSMKGSSMGLLSQKLYSTAANDALDASIKKFADATGTKVENSLVQADAGDVVAKIDAEVKGGVARDMAFMTDSRFIAQFHALGDLEDVTDVVTALTAKYGEPCAEAKNFCVFDGKWYAIPYHFIGIGSFLRKDWMQEKGITPKDVYTWEELRDVCLEISDPGKRRYGWGMTVNRSGDANGMIEALINSYGGSLASNDGKKVTFDSPETVQAVTFLGDIYTNSKYKSMLPPGVASWTDTSNNENWLAGVLGYTRNSFSVYADSKTKKNPVYEKTHVFSDCIGPATDSSLLLGQSQGFTIFKGAKNAPLAKILAQYLITAPALVGVSKEAPGLVMPAWEKVWDADPYFASGDPAFPMVRKLSQQPLPLKTKNGLEFPQKASAGQQAVVAAYVLTDMMQQVVQGAAPAQAVKSAHDKMVQIFNQQGLPQ; encoded by the coding sequence ATGGGGGATAAATCGCTGCGATCACGGCGCGAGTTCCTGGGACTTGGGGTGGGGGTGCTCGGGGCGGCCGGACTGGCTGCCTGCGGCGGCACGTCCACGTCGTCCACGAGCGTGGCGGCGGAGGTTCCGAAGGAGCTGATCGACGCCGCGGGCTCGATGAAGGGCTCCTCGATGGGGCTGCTGTCACAGAAGCTCTACTCGACGGCGGCCAACGACGCCCTCGACGCGTCGATCAAGAAGTTCGCCGACGCCACCGGCACGAAGGTCGAGAACAGCCTGGTGCAGGCCGACGCGGGCGACGTCGTGGCCAAGATCGACGCCGAGGTCAAGGGTGGCGTGGCGCGCGACATGGCGTTCATGACCGACTCGCGGTTCATCGCCCAGTTCCATGCGCTCGGTGACCTGGAGGACGTGACCGACGTGGTCACGGCGCTGACTGCCAAGTACGGCGAGCCGTGCGCGGAGGCCAAGAACTTCTGCGTCTTCGACGGCAAGTGGTACGCGATCCCGTATCACTTCATCGGGATCGGGTCGTTCCTGCGCAAGGACTGGATGCAGGAGAAGGGCATCACGCCCAAGGACGTCTACACCTGGGAGGAACTGCGCGACGTCTGCCTCGAGATCTCGGATCCGGGCAAACGCCGGTACGGCTGGGGCATGACGGTCAACCGGTCCGGCGATGCCAACGGCATGATCGAGGCCCTGATCAACTCGTACGGGGGGTCTCTGGCCTCCAACGACGGCAAGAAGGTCACCTTCGACTCGCCCGAGACGGTGCAGGCCGTGACGTTCCTGGGCGACATCTACACCAACTCCAAGTACAAGTCCATGCTGCCGCCCGGGGTGGCCAGCTGGACCGACACCAGCAACAACGAGAACTGGCTGGCCGGCGTGCTGGGCTACACCCGCAACAGCTTCAGCGTCTACGCCGACTCCAAGACCAAGAAGAACCCGGTCTACGAGAAGACCCACGTCTTCTCCGACTGCATCGGCCCGGCCACCGACTCGTCGCTGCTGCTCGGTCAGTCGCAGGGCTTCACAATCTTCAAGGGCGCCAAGAACGCCCCGCTGGCCAAGATCCTGGCGCAGTACCTGATCACCGCGCCCGCCCTGGTCGGCGTGTCGAAGGAGGCGCCCGGCCTGGTCATGCCGGCCTGGGAGAAGGTGTGGGACGCCGACCCGTACTTCGCGAGCGGTGACCCGGCCTTCCCGATGGTGCGCAAGCTGTCGCAGCAGCCGCTGCCGCTGAAGACGAAGAACGGCCTGGAGTTCCCGCAGAAGGCCAGCGCCGGGCAGCAGGCCGTCGTCGCGGCGTACGTCCTGACCGACATGATGCAGCAGGTCGTCCAGGGGGCGGCGCCCGCGCAGGCGGTCAAGTCGGCCCACGACAAGATGGTGCAGATCTTCAACCAGCAGGGGCTGCCGCAGTGA
- a CDS encoding IclR family transcriptional regulator, which translates to MARVVPAVVRALDILELFLERPQLSARDVMERLDLPRTTVHELLVTLVERAYLIAVPGQPVQYRLGMPLFQLGAAFAGRLDLVREAQSVTRDVAAGCNEAVHVAVLDGADVIYLVKVDSTHPVRMVSAVGRRLPAHCTAVGKVLLASLDPAALDEVLAKATLPGMTPESITNPDCLREQLDRVRTDGVATDVGESDTAMRCVAAGVRDHTGAVIAAMSLSAPIIRWTPQVQGEWTELLREGAATLSARMGYVSPR; encoded by the coding sequence ATGGCCCGTGTAGTACCGGCGGTGGTCCGCGCGCTCGACATCCTCGAGCTGTTCCTCGAACGTCCCCAGCTGTCGGCCCGCGACGTGATGGAGCGGCTGGACCTGCCCCGCACCACCGTGCACGAGTTGCTGGTCACGCTCGTCGAGCGGGCGTACCTGATCGCGGTGCCGGGGCAGCCGGTGCAGTACCGGCTCGGCATGCCGCTGTTCCAGCTCGGGGCGGCCTTCGCCGGCCGGCTCGACCTGGTGCGTGAGGCGCAGAGCGTGACGCGGGACGTGGCCGCCGGGTGCAACGAGGCGGTGCACGTGGCCGTGCTCGACGGCGCCGACGTCATCTACCTCGTCAAGGTCGACAGCACCCACCCCGTACGCATGGTCTCCGCGGTCGGGCGGCGGCTGCCGGCCCACTGCACGGCGGTGGGCAAGGTGCTGCTCGCGAGCCTCGACCCGGCGGCGCTGGACGAGGTGCTGGCCAAGGCCACGCTGCCCGGCATGACCCCGGAGAGCATCACCAACCCGGACTGCTTGCGCGAGCAGCTCGACCGCGTACGGACTGACGGGGTTGCCACCGACGTCGGCGAGTCCGACACGGCCATGCGCTGCGTCGCCGCCGGCGTTCGCGACCACACCGGCGCCGTCATCGCGGCGATGAGCCTGTCCGCGCCGATCATCCGCTGGACCCCGCAGGTGCAGGGGGAGTGGACCGAGTTGCTCCGGGAGGGCGCGGCCACTTTGTCCGCCCGGATGGGTTACGTCTCGCCCCGATAG
- a CDS encoding fumarylacetoacetate hydrolase family protein produces MSVSLYRLRNGETTCWAVRANDEWRELDHSLADLLALPLDKARSIVEAATRVVPGDDVVLPPIDRQEVWAAGVTYLRSRDGRKEESGHGSLYDDVYDNDRPELFFKASPWRVVGDGDGVGIRTDSGWDVPEAEVGLVLNAAGQIFGYTLGNDMSSRSIEGDNPLYLPQAKIYDRSCALGPSIVPSWAVGPGPFEIGLRILREGREVYAGSTSTSSMARGFEDLAGWLFRALSFPAGAILLTGTGVVPDAGFTTQPGDIIEITSEALGTLTNPVVAIE; encoded by the coding sequence ATGTCAGTGTCCCTGTACCGCCTGCGCAACGGCGAGACGACGTGCTGGGCGGTGCGCGCGAACGACGAGTGGCGCGAGCTCGACCACAGTCTGGCCGACCTGCTCGCCCTGCCTCTCGACAAGGCCCGGTCAATTGTGGAGGCGGCCACCCGGGTCGTGCCCGGCGACGACGTCGTGCTCCCGCCGATCGACCGGCAGGAGGTGTGGGCGGCCGGCGTGACCTACCTGCGCAGCCGGGACGGCCGCAAGGAGGAGTCCGGGCACGGTTCCCTCTACGACGACGTCTACGACAACGACCGTCCCGAGCTGTTCTTCAAGGCCAGCCCGTGGCGGGTCGTCGGCGACGGCGACGGCGTCGGGATCCGCACCGACTCCGGCTGGGACGTTCCCGAGGCCGAGGTGGGCCTGGTGCTCAACGCGGCGGGGCAGATCTTCGGCTACACGCTGGGCAACGACATGAGCAGCCGGTCGATCGAGGGCGACAACCCGCTCTACCTGCCGCAGGCCAAGATCTACGACCGTTCCTGCGCGCTGGGCCCGTCGATCGTGCCGAGCTGGGCGGTCGGGCCGGGCCCGTTCGAGATCGGCCTGCGCATCCTGCGGGAGGGCCGCGAGGTCTACGCCGGCTCCACCTCGACGTCGTCGATGGCCCGCGGCTTCGAGGACCTGGCGGGCTGGCTGTTCCGGGCGTTGAGCTTCCCGGCCGGCGCGATCCTGCTCACCGGCACCGGCGTGGTCCCGGACGCCGGCTTCACCACGCAGCCGGGCGACATCATCGAGATCACCTCCGAGGCGCTGGGCACGCTGACCAACCCGGTGGTGGCGATCGAATGA
- a CDS encoding metal-dependent hydrolase, with the protein MMGPSHALSGATVWLAGTWALDHFAGYEQSPLAVGVGTLVCAGGALLPDLDLSGRVTRNQGGATVARTFGVFSLFVAEVVEKVSLGIYTATRLSRDPRRTNGHRTFTHTLPFAALVGWGTTALAGHYGKWAVVGIVFFMAGLALRGLFDKWAERAGWVIVTLCSAAIAWFTAAGLPGDRGYPMLGFAVAVGCVVHLFGDIITSAGVPILWPVPTGRRLWRMIGVPNSMAVKVGGKVETVVLRTAMVAISLIALAGIFAPGLLQRFELDTWADGFGR; encoded by the coding sequence ATGATGGGTCCGTCGCACGCCCTCTCGGGGGCGACCGTCTGGCTGGCCGGCACCTGGGCATTGGACCATTTCGCCGGGTATGAGCAGTCGCCGCTCGCGGTGGGCGTGGGCACGCTCGTCTGCGCGGGCGGCGCGCTGCTGCCCGACCTCGACCTGTCCGGCAGGGTGACCCGCAATCAGGGCGGCGCGACGGTCGCCCGGACGTTCGGGGTGTTCTCGCTGTTCGTGGCGGAGGTCGTCGAGAAGGTGTCGCTCGGCATCTACACGGCGACCCGGCTCTCGCGCGACCCGCGGCGGACCAACGGCCACCGGACGTTCACCCACACCCTGCCGTTCGCCGCGCTGGTCGGTTGGGGCACCACGGCGCTGGCCGGCCACTACGGCAAGTGGGCCGTGGTCGGCATCGTCTTCTTCATGGCCGGCCTGGCCCTGCGCGGCCTGTTCGACAAGTGGGCCGAGCGCGCCGGCTGGGTCATCGTCACGCTCTGCTCGGCCGCGATCGCGTGGTTCACCGCGGCCGGCCTGCCCGGCGACCGGGGTTATCCGATGCTCGGCTTCGCGGTGGCGGTCGGCTGCGTGGTGCACCTGTTCGGCGACATCATCACCTCGGCGGGCGTGCCGATCCTGTGGCCCGTCCCGACCGGCCGCCGGCTGTGGCGGATGATCGGCGTGCCCAACAGCATGGCCGTCAAGGTGGGCGGCAAGGTCGAGACGGTCGTCCTGCGTACGGCCATGGTCGCCATTTCCCTGATCGCCCTCGCGGGTATCTTCGCGCCTGGCCTGCTGCAACGCTTCGAGCTCGACACCTGGGCGGATGGCTTCGGCCGCTGA
- a CDS encoding DUF1707 SHOCT-like domain-containing protein, with translation METNDANWSAASTKRMRTSDSEREHVAEILRAAMAEGRLDLTEGEERLAKAYAAKFRDELAPLTADLPFGGLRALADTPDNRIATRRALRRHASIIVSIGMILTGLWILSGAHFFWPAIPLMFLVIGFMKHARLRRYRYEYSLGHGVAPWNGPGWAGPRQFHSGRPGC, from the coding sequence GTGGAAACGAACGACGCGAACTGGTCCGCTGCGAGCACCAAGCGGATGCGGACCTCCGACTCCGAACGTGAGCACGTCGCCGAGATCCTGCGGGCCGCGATGGCCGAGGGCCGGCTCGACCTGACCGAGGGGGAGGAGCGGCTGGCCAAGGCGTACGCGGCCAAGTTCCGCGACGAGCTCGCCCCGCTGACCGCTGACCTTCCCTTCGGCGGGCTGCGCGCGCTGGCCGACACCCCTGACAACCGGATCGCGACACGCCGGGCGCTGCGCCGGCACGCCTCGATCATCGTCTCGATCGGCATGATCCTGACCGGGCTCTGGATCCTGTCGGGCGCGCACTTCTTCTGGCCCGCGATCCCGCTGATGTTCCTGGTCATCGGGTTCATGAAGCATGCTCGTCTCCGGCGTTACCGGTACGAGTACAGCCTCGGTCACGGGGTTGCGCCGTGGAACGGGCCGGGCTGGGCCGGCCCCCGTCAGTTCCACAGTGGACGCCCGGGTTGTTGA
- a CDS encoding sensor histidine kinase: MHGPPLPPWARENRTGRYRRHRNDPGVGGAVSAALFQLIGAKSLAGEGRVFVELSPWVWALLLAGPVALLVRRRYPVAAFAVAAAASLVFATMAEPHWFWAVAPVIGLFHLAACGRRTAAIAGAGTAYGTYLLIFWGLRGHLDERALPGVRETVLVGIALTAAIFLGGIAKIKREQMAQLMKVRAERERAEEEQQRRQASEERLRIARELHDVIGHHLSLINVQAGVGLHLMDREPEQAREALSAIKTASSEALREVRAVLGALRTEDEAAPRQPALGLSRLDELTADAGLPVETVTTGEVRVLPAEVDRAAYRIVQEALTNVRRHAGPGATASVGVDYLPTALHLAVRNTFAGDAGAGDAAPGTGIAGMRARAQSLGGTLEAGPVDGGFLVSVLLPTGEGK, from the coding sequence ATGCACGGGCCGCCGCTGCCGCCCTGGGCACGCGAGAACCGGACCGGCCGTTACCGCCGGCACCGGAACGACCCGGGCGTCGGCGGGGCCGTGAGCGCCGCCCTGTTCCAGCTGATCGGGGCCAAGAGCCTGGCCGGCGAGGGACGGGTGTTCGTCGAGCTCAGCCCGTGGGTGTGGGCGCTGCTGCTGGCCGGGCCGGTCGCCCTGCTGGTCCGGCGGCGCTACCCGGTCGCCGCGTTCGCCGTCGCGGCCGCCGCCTCGCTCGTGTTCGCGACGATGGCCGAGCCGCACTGGTTCTGGGCCGTCGCGCCGGTCATCGGGCTGTTCCACCTGGCCGCGTGCGGGCGGCGCACCGCCGCGATCGCCGGCGCCGGCACGGCGTACGGGACCTATCTTTTGATCTTCTGGGGTTTGCGCGGGCACCTCGACGAGCGTGCGCTGCCCGGGGTGCGGGAAACCGTGCTGGTCGGCATCGCGCTGACCGCGGCGATCTTCCTGGGCGGCATCGCCAAGATCAAGCGGGAGCAGATGGCGCAGCTGATGAAGGTGCGCGCCGAACGCGAACGGGCCGAGGAGGAGCAGCAGCGGCGGCAGGCGTCCGAGGAGAGGCTGCGCATCGCCCGCGAGCTGCACGACGTGATCGGGCACCACCTGTCGCTGATCAACGTGCAGGCCGGCGTGGGGCTGCACCTGATGGACAGGGAGCCCGAGCAGGCCCGCGAGGCGCTGTCGGCGATCAAGACGGCCAGCTCGGAGGCGCTGCGCGAGGTGCGGGCGGTGCTGGGCGCGCTGCGCACCGAGGACGAGGCGGCGCCCCGGCAACCCGCGCTGGGCCTGAGCCGGCTCGACGAGCTGACCGCCGACGCCGGGCTGCCGGTCGAGACCGTGACGACCGGTGAGGTGCGGGTTCTGCCGGCCGAGGTGGACCGGGCGGCGTACCGGATCGTGCAGGAAGCCCTGACCAACGTGCGCCGGCACGCCGGGCCGGGCGCGACGGCGTCGGTCGGCGTCGACTACCTGCCGACGGCGCTGCACCTGGCCGTCCGCAACACGTTTGCCGGTGACGCCGGCGCCGGTGACGCCGCGCCCGGCACAGGGATCGCCGGGATGCGCGCGCGGGCTCAGAGTCTCGGCGGCACCCTGGAAGCGGGCCCGGTCGACGGCGGTTTCCTGGTGTCGGTCCTGTTGCCCACGGGGGAAGGCAAATGA
- a CDS encoding response regulator transcription factor, whose amino-acid sequence MISVLLADDQLLVRAGFRALLNAEPDIEVVAEAADGLEAVTKAQQTRPDVVLMDIRMPGVDGLEATRRIAADPALSGTRVVILTTFELDEYVFEALRTGASGFLVKDTEPVELIRGVRAVAGGDGLLSPSVTRRVIGEFAGGGAGRSATPPDTLAQLTDREREVLVLVAEGLNNDEIAARLVISPATAKTHVSRTMIKLAARDRAQLVVYAYEAGLIRPGWLT is encoded by the coding sequence ATGATCTCGGTGCTGCTGGCGGACGACCAGCTTCTCGTACGGGCCGGATTCCGCGCCCTGCTCAACGCGGAGCCCGACATCGAGGTGGTGGCCGAGGCGGCCGACGGCCTCGAAGCGGTGACCAAGGCGCAGCAGACCAGGCCCGACGTCGTGCTGATGGACATCCGCATGCCCGGCGTCGACGGCCTGGAGGCGACCCGCCGCATCGCCGCGGACCCGGCGCTGTCCGGCACCCGCGTGGTCATCCTGACGACGTTCGAGCTGGACGAATACGTGTTCGAGGCCCTGCGTACGGGCGCCTCGGGTTTCCTGGTCAAGGACACCGAGCCGGTCGAGCTCATCCGCGGCGTCCGAGCCGTCGCGGGGGGTGACGGCCTGTTGTCACCGAGCGTGACGCGCCGGGTGATCGGCGAGTTCGCGGGCGGCGGCGCCGGCCGTTCCGCCACCCCGCCGGACACGCTCGCCCAGCTGACCGACCGCGAGCGCGAGGTGCTGGTGCTGGTGGCCGAGGGCCTGAACAACGACGAGATCGCCGCCCGCCTCGTGATCAGCCCCGCCACCGCCAAGACCCACGTCAGCCGCACCATGATCAAGCTGGCCGCCCGCGACCGCGCCCAACTGGTCGTCTACGCCTACGAAGCAGGCCTCATCCGCCCCGGCTGGCTCACCTGA
- a CDS encoding SGNH/GDSL hydrolase family protein produces the protein MRTAARLGGLSLATAFVAATLSGPCAAAAEPESTGVAAAVPVAASSVAVAAAEPAYGPLKVMPLGDSITYGSGSADSRVGNRTGAPTASGYRVELGDRLRAAGLDVDFVGSQRAGPPGADTEHEGHSGWRIDQIAANVDGWLAGYEPDAVLLHLGTNDMAQNMGVRASADRLSALIDQIRAARPDAGIFVQRLVQGHIEPYRSRIAAFNSRIPGIVAGKDAKVHLVDQSAIGGLSIFDNLHPNDHGYAKMAYNLYRAMAAVYLGDSEPAGANPYAVTTATLCFQINSYATGKRTWHARCSPWTRRGGQWQRPGTTTETALTLVPTRHATRKVTVPTKVRVEGRYVTRTVNGKKKRVWVKPHHETRPVARTVKVLVPAHYETRTRTVSTWLTDDPYLTHALAVR, from the coding sequence ATGCGCACCGCCGCCCGCCTCGGCGGCCTCAGCCTCGCCACCGCGTTCGTGGCCGCCACGCTGTCCGGGCCGTGCGCCGCTGCCGCCGAGCCGGAGAGCACGGGCGTCGCCGCTGCCGTGCCGGTCGCTGCGAGCTCTGTCGCCGTGGCCGCGGCGGAACCGGCGTACGGGCCTCTCAAGGTCATGCCGCTGGGCGACTCGATCACCTATGGCAGCGGCTCGGCGGACTCCCGGGTCGGCAACCGGACCGGCGCGCCCACCGCCAGCGGCTATCGCGTCGAGCTGGGCGACCGGCTTCGTGCGGCGGGCCTGGACGTGGACTTCGTCGGCTCGCAGCGGGCCGGACCGCCCGGTGCGGACACCGAACACGAAGGTCACTCCGGCTGGCGCATCGACCAGATCGCCGCGAACGTCGACGGCTGGCTGGCCGGTTACGAGCCGGACGCCGTCCTGCTGCACCTCGGCACCAACGACATGGCCCAGAACATGGGCGTGCGCGCCTCGGCCGACCGGCTGTCCGCGCTGATCGACCAGATCCGCGCCGCCCGTCCGGACGCCGGCATCTTCGTGCAACGGCTCGTGCAGGGGCACATCGAGCCCTACCGGAGCCGGATCGCCGCCTTCAACAGCAGGATCCCGGGCATCGTGGCCGGCAAGGACGCCAAGGTGCACCTGGTCGACCAGTCGGCGATCGGCGGCCTGTCCATCTTCGACAACCTGCACCCCAACGACCACGGCTACGCCAAGATGGCCTACAACCTCTACCGGGCCATGGCCGCGGTCTACCTGGGCGACAGCGAGCCGGCGGGCGCCAACCCGTACGCGGTCACCACCGCCACCCTCTGCTTCCAGATCAACAGCTACGCCACCGGCAAGCGGACGTGGCACGCCCGATGCAGCCCGTGGACGCGCCGCGGAGGCCAGTGGCAGCGGCCCGGCACCACGACCGAGACCGCCCTGACACTCGTCCCGACGCGCCACGCCACCAGGAAGGTCACCGTCCCCACCAAGGTCCGGGTCGAGGGCCGGTACGTGACCAGGACCGTCAACGGCAAGAAGAAGCGCGTGTGGGTGAAGCCGCACCACGAGACCCGCCCGGTCGCCAGAACCGTCAAGGTCCTCGTCCCGGCGCACTACGAGACCCGCACCCGCACCGTCAGCACCTGGCTCACCGACGACCCGTATCTGACCCACGCCCTTGCGGTCAGGTGA